One segment of Candidatus Obscuribacterales bacterium DNA contains the following:
- a CDS encoding DUF2267 domain-containing protein yields the protein MNTNIAPNTTPSGLPPSVQGIEFLENVQRRARLEDLYDARDISEVVFRTLRDMMPNEVVDRVTEELQTITPATMGESGVAIADLWQDTNLLVRWLSRVRAPLD from the coding sequence CACCGTCCGGGTTGCCCCCGAGTGTACAGGGAATTGAGTTTTTGGAGAACGTGCAGCGGCGCGCCCGCCTAGAGGATCTCTATGATGCCCGAGATATATCTGAGGTGGTCTTCCGCACCCTGCGCGATATGATGCCCAACGAGGTGGTCGATCGCGTCACTGAAGAACTGCAGACCATCACGCCCGCAACCATGGGTGAGTCTGGAGTGGCGATCGCTGACCTCTGGCAAGATACCAACCTGCTGGTGCGTTGGCTGAGCCGCGTGCGTGCTCCCCTAGAC